From a single Oncorhynchus nerka isolate Pitt River linkage group LG11, Oner_Uvic_2.0, whole genome shotgun sequence genomic region:
- the LOC115137013 gene encoding pleckstrin homology domain-containing family G member 3-like isoform X1, translating into MPEGAGRGSQRKPSNQAAKRPSSVSSLSSIVGRMASSESACRGSCTSVNTVCSDSDRTASLSSSASSASLQDVHSSSSSSLPYGAVPAYPSSPQRNGSDISLDLTPLSLLPAGVSPATAASPPKLSRLERVALEIVETEQAYVRDLKSIVEDYLGCIIDCGGLPLKPEEVSTLFCNIEDIYEFNSELLEDLERSPHAAAIAECFVERSEAFDIYTLYCMNYPNSVAVLRDCMKNKSLVGFFQERQTILCHSLPLETYLLKPVQRILKYHLLLQELAKHFDKSDPGYEVVEDAIITMTAVAWYINDMKRKQEHAVRLQEIESLLTNWTGPDLNGFGELVLEGSFRVQRVKKERAFFLFDKMLLIAKKRLELFIYSTHIFCCNLLLVETMKDPLCFKVSDQTIPKQQHIVQTKNQEEKRLWLHYLKRLIVENHLASLPQKARQVLGDNFCQSPQFDQDHFKKSSPRCNEYHRGRRQSEPPEFIYTPEKAKKSLPLLLEGNLSYRRGRRQSAPTKDFETAFHGESGENAS; encoded by the exons ATGCCTGAGGGGGCGGGCCGAGGCAGCCAGAGAAAGCCCAGCAACCAAG CTGCCAAGCGCCCCTCCTCCGTGTCCTCCTTGAGCAGCATTGTGGGTAGGATGGCTTCGTCGGAGAGCGCCTGCCGTGGGAGCTGCACCTCGGTCAACACGGTGTGCTCGGACAGCGACCGCACGGCCAGCCTCagctcctctgcctcctctgccTCCCTACAGGACGtacactcttcctcctcctcctcgctgcCCTACGGGGCCGTGCCTGCCTACCCCTCCTCGCCGCAGCGCAATGGCTCCGACATCAGCCTGgacctaacccctctctccctgctcccagcGGGGGTAAGCCCTGCCACTGCCGCGTCCCCGCCCAAGCTGTCTCGCTTGGAGAGGGTGGCGCTGGAGATAGTGGAGACGGAGCAGGCGTATGTGAGAGACCTGAAGAGCATTGTAGAG gactacCTGGGTTGCATCATTGACTGTGGGGGCCTGCCACTCAAGCCGGAAGAAGTCAGCACTCTGTTCTGCAACATTGAGGACATCTATGAGTTCAACAG TGAGCTTCTGGAGGACCTGGAGAGGAGTCCTCATGCGGCTGCCATCGCCGAGTGCTTCGTTGAGAGG AGCGAAGCCTTCGACATATATACCCTCTACTGTATGAACTACCCCAA CTCGGTGGCTGTTCTGAGGGACTGCATGAAGAACAAGAGCCTGGTGGGCTTCTTCCAGGAGAGGCAGACCATCCTGTGCCACTCCCTGCCcctggagacctaccttctgaagCCAGTGCAGAGGATCCTCAAGTACCACCTCCTGTTGCAG GAGCTGGCCAAACACTTTGATAAAAGTGACCCTGGCTACGAGGTGGTGGAGGATGCCATCATCACCATGACAGCTGTGGCCTGGTACATCAACGACATGAAGAGGAAGCAGGAGCACGCCGTCAGGCTGCAG GAGATTGAGAGCTTGTTGACCAACTGGACAGGTCCAGACCTGAATGGCTTTGGGGAGCTGGTGTTGGAGGGCTCCTTCAGGGTTCAACGGGTCAAGAAGGAGAGGGCATTCTTCCTCTTCGACAAGATGCTGCTTATCGCTAAAAAGAGGCTGGAGCTTTTCATCTACAGCACCCATATATTT TGCTGTAATCTACTTCTGGTAGAAACCATGAAGGATCCCCTGTGTTTTAAGGTGTCCGATCAGACCATCCCCAAACAGCAGCACATTGTCCAG ACCAAAAACCAGGAGGAGAAACGCCTTTGGCTGCACTACCTCAAGAGACTGATAGTGGAGAACCATCTTGCCTCTCTACCCCAGAAG GCAAGGCAGGTACTCGGTGACAACTTCTGTCAAT CTCCTCAGTTTGATCAGGATCATTTTAAAAAGTCATCTCCAAGATGCAATGAATACCATCGAGGAAGACGCCAATCAG agcccCCAGAGTTCATCTACACCCCAGAGAAGGCCAAGAAGAGCCTTCCCCTGCTTCTGGAGGGGAACCTGTCCTACCGCCGCGGCAGGAGGCAGTCTG CTCCAACTAAAGACTTCGAAACAGCATTTCATGGTGAGAGTGGTGAGAATGCTTCTTAA
- the LOC115137013 gene encoding pleckstrin homology domain-containing family G member 3-like isoform X2, producing the protein MASSESACRGSCTSVNTVCSDSDRTASLSSSASSASLQDVHSSSSSSLPYGAVPAYPSSPQRNGSDISLDLTPLSLLPAGVSPATAASPPKLSRLERVALEIVETEQAYVRDLKSIVEDYLGCIIDCGGLPLKPEEVSTLFCNIEDIYEFNSELLEDLERSPHAAAIAECFVERSEAFDIYTLYCMNYPNSVAVLRDCMKNKSLVGFFQERQTILCHSLPLETYLLKPVQRILKYHLLLQELAKHFDKSDPGYEVVEDAIITMTAVAWYINDMKRKQEHAVRLQEIESLLTNWTGPDLNGFGELVLEGSFRVQRVKKERAFFLFDKMLLIAKKRLELFIYSTHIFCCNLLLVETMKDPLCFKVSDQTIPKQQHIVQTKNQEEKRLWLHYLKRLIVENHLASLPQKARQVLGDNFCQSPQFDQDHFKKSSPRCNEYHRGRRQSEPPEFIYTPEKAKKSLPLLLEGNLSYRRGRRQSAPTKDFETAFHGESGENAS; encoded by the exons ATGGCTTCGTCGGAGAGCGCCTGCCGTGGGAGCTGCACCTCGGTCAACACGGTGTGCTCGGACAGCGACCGCACGGCCAGCCTCagctcctctgcctcctctgccTCCCTACAGGACGtacactcttcctcctcctcctcgctgcCCTACGGGGCCGTGCCTGCCTACCCCTCCTCGCCGCAGCGCAATGGCTCCGACATCAGCCTGgacctaacccctctctccctgctcccagcGGGGGTAAGCCCTGCCACTGCCGCGTCCCCGCCCAAGCTGTCTCGCTTGGAGAGGGTGGCGCTGGAGATAGTGGAGACGGAGCAGGCGTATGTGAGAGACCTGAAGAGCATTGTAGAG gactacCTGGGTTGCATCATTGACTGTGGGGGCCTGCCACTCAAGCCGGAAGAAGTCAGCACTCTGTTCTGCAACATTGAGGACATCTATGAGTTCAACAG TGAGCTTCTGGAGGACCTGGAGAGGAGTCCTCATGCGGCTGCCATCGCCGAGTGCTTCGTTGAGAGG AGCGAAGCCTTCGACATATATACCCTCTACTGTATGAACTACCCCAA CTCGGTGGCTGTTCTGAGGGACTGCATGAAGAACAAGAGCCTGGTGGGCTTCTTCCAGGAGAGGCAGACCATCCTGTGCCACTCCCTGCCcctggagacctaccttctgaagCCAGTGCAGAGGATCCTCAAGTACCACCTCCTGTTGCAG GAGCTGGCCAAACACTTTGATAAAAGTGACCCTGGCTACGAGGTGGTGGAGGATGCCATCATCACCATGACAGCTGTGGCCTGGTACATCAACGACATGAAGAGGAAGCAGGAGCACGCCGTCAGGCTGCAG GAGATTGAGAGCTTGTTGACCAACTGGACAGGTCCAGACCTGAATGGCTTTGGGGAGCTGGTGTTGGAGGGCTCCTTCAGGGTTCAACGGGTCAAGAAGGAGAGGGCATTCTTCCTCTTCGACAAGATGCTGCTTATCGCTAAAAAGAGGCTGGAGCTTTTCATCTACAGCACCCATATATTT TGCTGTAATCTACTTCTGGTAGAAACCATGAAGGATCCCCTGTGTTTTAAGGTGTCCGATCAGACCATCCCCAAACAGCAGCACATTGTCCAG ACCAAAAACCAGGAGGAGAAACGCCTTTGGCTGCACTACCTCAAGAGACTGATAGTGGAGAACCATCTTGCCTCTCTACCCCAGAAG GCAAGGCAGGTACTCGGTGACAACTTCTGTCAAT CTCCTCAGTTTGATCAGGATCATTTTAAAAAGTCATCTCCAAGATGCAATGAATACCATCGAGGAAGACGCCAATCAG agcccCCAGAGTTCATCTACACCCCAGAGAAGGCCAAGAAGAGCCTTCCCCTGCTTCTGGAGGGGAACCTGTCCTACCGCCGCGGCAGGAGGCAGTCTG CTCCAACTAAAGACTTCGAAACAGCATTTCATGGTGAGAGTGGTGAGAATGCTTCTTAA
- the LOC135573990 gene encoding uncharacterized protein LOC135573990, giving the protein MEVEAEAERPDPCLGLEDEDLSPVSLPPTLSITEEIMQFINQSRVREGMAELKHDIVWDSPLDESLEDQTTEPPPCPVAQQGNDQPQPSPTEETYKSQDSHPNSPEEITVQLEGSRTKMEDQTLPPRLSSESSEEGGCEGGESTPLPSDVKEEMPQEESTSAKETETVEERTASEVEDEQTVKTVTPLSPVSLPDKREGEKELCFDLPNEDKPSEAPISHLSVPEDTVQSPLAPKKETQLTKSDRQIIEKIRSYYEAAEAEAGDAGEGDSIPTPRRNSFSLIIPTGLVKDSVSRFAVFGHQDSLCDSESGRSDGGAEPEPELELPDQGEGALSPDCSSTYAAGSLEDHSQEPGQGEPAVEECSRFEPGSELLPYKELMEWKEKEKVGAAVSTELTDINKEPSGSDEAAKVITEDQQVINGHGPSPSDLDSEPKEAQKDSTVPPLTGLHDSKTAPVSQAGLGRIRDRSSLTGNLEGLPSQIKVGRWSRHCKMVSSSQTLYEGAAVADVAGIGLFEASPGDPCLVENSERILSKVQMLARMYSAKASIMKVPLHHKRVCVGRAPWTGTTRHSVPPQAQPPQQHHGEKITVKRAQSHSTGCQEITSVSSEPQLFGHVLVSEQLSPTYRQQENSYVLAGPRDSVSNLGSTSITSPPSSPLTTPPKNPQVGPEEVVTTAVEGTLMENQSEEVISEAEMQRPHSKKGFPVQEGPIQGVSIEVPADGHPGTPEMSVNLSRTQAEQKGHHLYSIREDPSLGTATSLAGPCGNKDRSPGVGAAEELMKTIQQQAPTEPETSQLVKPDEDNLNTKIMSPYVASGAERGSSPQVAPGHQSKAESTKEKPRDATLDDRDVSPASSKISPHSSDTSPTQQRSISGLTEGSTPLVRHPTQSPMTEPMQATHTSGQRVKESQVPEDSKEKEGGMVPHPWSSLQSPVPIPLPGVQSSDCLPKFTSQRPPNLHLPTSMGRRSLPINWNGSNNATLPSQRLPPAPLKSREPGQDPSAPSIHASGLSPIRQPSSQSSLERSATLPPGIGHPMDAMPPSAFSPSLHHRSPSPIRGLPCSSPSPSALTKSLAAFCISQSISQSLAKNNARLRDQATPSPGSPAPLAPAPTASPLRMRSPSPKLTSGPSGPL; this is encoded by the exons ATGGAGGTGGAAGCTGAGGCAGAGCGTCCGGACCCCTGCCTGGGCCTGGAAGATGAGGATCTATCCCCCGTGAGCCTCCCGCCCACCCTCTCCATCACCGAGGAGATCATGCAGTTCATTAACCAGAGCCGCGTGCGAGAGGGAATGGCCGAACTCAAGCATGACATAGTATGG GATTCACCCCTGGATGAGTCTCTGGAGGACCAAACAACTGAGCCACCTCCATGTCCAGTTGCTCAGCAAGGAAATGACCAGCCGCAGCCTTCCCCTACAGAGGAGACTTACAAGTCGCAAGACTCGCATCCCAATAGTCCAGAGGAGATAACAGTACAACTGGAGGGGAGCAGAACCAAAATGGAAGACCAAACTCTTCCACCCCGTCTATCCAGTGAGTCCTCAGAGGAGGGAGGTTGTGAAGGTGGAGAGTCAACACCTTTGCCATCTGATGTCAAAGAAGAGATGCCTCAGGAGGAGAGCACATCAGCCAAAGAAACCGAGACAGTTGAGGAAAGAACTGCATCAGAGGTGGAGGACGAGCAAACGGTCAAAACCGtgacacctctctctcctgtaagCCTCCCTGacaaaagggagggggagaaagaactCTGCTTTGACCTCCCCAATGAGGACAAACCCTCAGAAGCTCCAATCTCTCATCTCTCCGTCCCAGAGGACACTGTACAGAGCCCTCTGGCGCCCAAGAAAGAGACCCAGCTCACCAAGTCCGACAGGCAGATCATCGAGAAGATCCGCAGCTACTACGAGGCAGCTGAGGCCGAGGCAGGAGATGCAGGAGAAGGTGACAGCATCCCCACCCCAAGGAGAAACAGCTTCTCCCTCATCATCCCCACCGGCCTGGTCAAAGACTCTGTGTCCCGCTTTGCTGTCTTTGGCCACCAGGACAGCTTGTGTGACTCGGAGAGCGGGCGCTCCGATGGGGGGGCAGAACCAGAGCCTGAGTTAGAGCTGCCTGACCAGGGAGAGGGAGCCCTCAGTCCAGACTGTTCCTCCACTTATGCTGCTGGTTCCCTTGAAGATCACAGCCAGGAACCAGGTCAGGGTGAGCCTGCTGTGGAGGAATGTAGCAGGTTTGAGCCAGGGAGCGAGCTCCTCCCCTACAAAGAGTTGATGGAgtggaaagagaaggagaaagtaGGAGCCGCTGTTAGTACAGAGTTAACAGACATAAACAAAGAGCCCTCAGGCAGTGATGAAGCAGCCAAAGTGATCACAGAAGACCAGCAAGTAATCAACGGCCACGGACCAAGTCCAAGTGATCTGGACTCAGAACCTAAAGAGGCCCAGAAAGACTCCACTGTCCCTCCACTTACAGGCCTCCACGACAGTAAGACCGCCCCAGTGTCCCAGGCTGGGTTGGGAAGAATCAGAGACAGGAGCTCCCTCACTGGGAACCTAGAGGGCCTACCCAGCCAGATCAAGGTGGGCCGCTGGTCCCGCCACTGTAAGATGGTGTCCTCCAGCCAGACCCTGTACGAGGGGGCAGCGGTCGCAGACGTGGCAGGGATAGGCCTGTTCGAGGCCAGCCCCGGTGATCCATGTCTGGTGGAGAACTCGGAGAGGATCCTCAGTAAGGTTCAAATGCTGGCTCGCATGTACAGCGCCAAGGCCAGCATCATGAAGGTGCCTCTTCACCAcaagagggtgtgtgtgggtcGTGCACCGTGGACCGGCACAACCAGGCACAGTGTCCCTCCTCAGGCCCAGCCGCCACAGCAGCATCATGGGGAGAAGATTACAGTAAAGAGAGCTCAGAGCCATTCCACTG GTTGCCAGGAGATTACTTCAGTCTCCTCAGAACCCCAGCTCTTTGGCCACGTCCTTGTCAGTGAACAGCTGTCCCCCACCTACCGCCAGCAGGAGAATAGCTACGTCCTGGCCGGACCCAGGGACAGTGTTTCCAACCTGGGATCCACGTCCAttacctctccaccctcctcccctctgaccACCCCACCAAAAAACCCTCAGGTTGGGCCTGAGGAGGTAGTGACGACTGCTGTGGAGGGGACGCTTATGGAGAACCAGTCTGAGGAAGTCATCTCAGAAGCTGAGATGCAGAGGCCTCACTCCAAGAAGGGCTTCCCAGTCCAGGAAGGCCCCATCCAAGGGGTAAGTATTGAGGTTCCAGCTGATGGTCATCCAGGGACCCCAGAGATGTCTGTGAATCTCAGCAGGACTCAGGCAGAGCAGAAAGGACATCATCTGTACTCCATCAGGGAAGATCCTTCTCTGGGGACAGCAACCTCTTTAGCAGGCCCATGTGGGAACAAGGACAGGTCTCCAGGGGTTGGCGCTGCAGAGGAACTGATGAAGACCATCCAACAGCAGGCTCCAACTGAACCAGAGACAAGCCAGTTGGTGAAGCCAGACGAAGACAATTTAAACACCAAGATAATGTCGCCTTATGTGGCCAGTGGGGCTGAGAGAGGGAGTTCACCCCAGGTGGCCCCTGGTCATCAAAGTAAAGCTGAATCCACCAAAGAGAAACCACGAGATGCCACTCTAGATGATCGGGATGTTTCGCCTGCATCGTCAAAGatttcccctcacagctccgacACGTCTCCCACACAACAGAGGTCCATCTCTGGACTAACTGAGGGGTCAACCCCCTTAGTGCGGCATCCCACTCAGTCACCTATGACTGAACCCATGCAAGCAACACATACATCTGGTCAGAGAGTCAAGGAGAGTCAAGTCCCAGAGGATTCCAAAGAAAAAGAGGGGGGCATGGTTCCCCATCCGTGGTCATCGCTCCAAAGCCCGGTGCCTATACCTCTACCAGGGGTGCAGTCCTCTGACTGTCTGCCTAAGTTCACCAGCCAAAGACCACCCAACCTGCACCTGCCCACTAGCATGGGTAGAAGGAGCCTTCCTATCAATTGGAACGGATCAAACAACGCCACACTCCCCAGCCAAAG ACTACCACCTGCTCCACTGAAGTCCAGAGAGCCAGGCCAGGATCCTTCAGCCCCATCCATCCATGCCTCTGGGTTGTCCCCCATCAGACAGCCTTCCTCCCAGTCTTCACTGGAGAGATCAGCCACCCTGCCTCCAGGTATCGGCCATCCCATGGATGCCATGCCCCCCTCCGCCTTCAGCCCCAGTCTCCACCATCGCTCTCCCTCTCCAATCAGGGgactcccctgctcctctcccagCCCTTCTGCCTTGACCAAGTCCCTGGCCGCCTTCTGCATCAGCCAGTCCATCAGCCAGAGTCTGGCCAAGAACAACGCTCGCCTCCGGGACCAGGCCACCCCTTCCCCAGGTAGTCCAGCCCCTCTGGCTCCCGCTCCCACTGCATCCCCACTCAGGATGAGGTCTCCCTCCCCCAAACTCACCTCTGGCCCTAGTGGCCCCCTCTGA